In a genomic window of Chrysemys picta bellii isolate R12L10 chromosome 1, ASM1138683v2, whole genome shotgun sequence:
- the LOC135981750 gene encoding uncharacterized protein LOC135981750 yields MESSQDCKRAPAWTEWEVRDLLAIWGDEAVIAELRSSKRNGKVLEKISKAMKDRGHNRDTQQCRVKIKELRQAYHKAREANGRSGAEPQTCRYYAELHAILGGAATTTPTVCYDSLTGETHREDGSGNEEDDDGGTVGSSQQQGSGETVFPNSEDMFVTLDLEPVTPELTQDPQGTQETSAANVSPSQRLVNIRKRKRKTRDEMFTELQMSSHADRAQQNAWRQSMSEMRKAQHEREERWRAEDDRWRQLADRRQEAMLRLLEHQSDMLERMVELQERQQEQRPPLQPLCNQQPSSPSSIASSPRRPRTRWGGLRPPSHSTPDDRPSIRRLGFNKS; encoded by the exons atggagtcctcccaggattgcaaaagagctccagcatggaccgaatgggaggtacgagatctgctcgccatatggggagatgaagcagtgatagctgaactccgtagcagtaaaagaaatggaaaagtattagaaaagatctccaaggccatgaaggaccgaggccataacagggacacacagcagtgccgcgtgaaaattaaggagctacggcaagcctaccacaaagccagagaagcaaacggaaggtccggggcagagccgcaaacttgccgctactacgcggagctgcatgcgatcctagggggtgcagccaccactaccccaaccgtgtgctatgactctctcactggagaaacacacagggaagacggttcggggaacgaggaagatgacgatggaggtactgtaggtagctcacagcagcaaggaagcggagaaaccgttttccccaacagcgaggatatgtttgtgaccctggacctggaaccagtaacccccgaactcacccaagaccctcagggcacacaggagacctctg ctgcaaatgtttctccttcgcagaggctcgtgaacattagaaagagaaaacgtaagacgagggacgagatgttcacggagctgcagatgtcctcccacgctgatagagcacagcagaatgcgtggaggcagtcaatgtcggagatgagaaaagcccaacatgaacgagaggagaggtggcgggctgaagacgataggtggcgtcagcttgcagacagacggcaagaggcaatgctccgtctgctggagcatcaaagtgatatgctcgagcgtatggttgagttgcaggaaaggcagcaggagcagagaccgccgctacagcccctgtgtaaccaacagccctcctccccaagttccatagcctcctcacccagacgcccaagaacacggtgggggggcctccgtccacccagtcactccaccccagatgatcgcccaagcatcagaaggctgggcttcaataagagttaa
- the LPAR5 gene encoding lysophosphatidic acid receptor 5, whose product MSNASISQSLDQCKDYSSNHRLHLVGYSLIFVAGLMLNAMALWVFLRYLHLKSVVSIYMFNLAVSDLLFTLSLPLRLYYYSSQHWPFGNFLCQVSGSLFQINMYGSCLFLMCINLDRYVAIVHPLRWRHLRRPKLARLLCLVVWVLILVGSVPAAGVHRSSSCIKGNQTIALCFESFSDGLWQKGIFPLVILAEILGFLLPLTSVTYCSIRIFQKLCQASETQSLRQQKTIRLLVVNLVIFIICFVPYNTTLAAYGMIKAHVIQAEPPVRDSVRQVLIVTVLLASMNCSLDPLIYYFSTEGFRNTFKKLRRGQAWDSDTGMAKTQVTKTKLYSARSSLEAKQYPVENFILPNEDLPLAPIKIFLNGPIEDSEI is encoded by the coding sequence ATGTCAAATGCCAGCATCTCTCAAAGTCTGGACCAATGCAAAGATTACAGCTCCAACCACCGGCTGCACCTGGTTGGGTACAGCTTGATCTTTGTGGCAGGTTTGATGCTCAATGCTATGGCACTCTGGGTCTTCCTGCGCTACCTGCACCTCAAGTCTGTGGTGAGCATCTATATGTTCAACCTAGCAGTAAGCGACCTGCTCTTCACACTCTCGCTGCCACTACGGCTCTATTACTACTCCAGCCAGCACTGGCCCTTTGGCAATTTcctttgccaggtgtctggctcccTCTTCCAGATCAACATGTATGGCAGCTGCCTCTTCCTCATGTGCATCAACCTGGATCGCTATGTTGCCATTGTCCACCCACTCCGCTGGCGCCACCTTCGGCGGCCCAAGTTGGCCCGGCTGCTCTGCCTGGTGGTGTgggtgcttatcctggtgggCTCTGTTCCGGCTGCTGGTGTACACAGGTCAAGTTCCTGCATCAAAGGGAACCAGACCATCGCTCTGTGTTTTGAAAGCTTCAGTGATGGCCTGTGGCAGAAGGGCATCTTCCCACTGGTCATCCTGGCTGAAATCCTGGGCTTCCTCTTGCCACTGACCTCTGTGACGTACTGCTCAATTAGAATCTTCCAGAAGCTATGCCAGGCCAGCGAGACACAGAGCCTGCGCCAGCAGAAGACTATCCGCCTGCTCGTGGTGAATTTGGTGATCTTCATCATCTGCTTCGTGCCCTACAACACAACTCTGGCAGCCTACGGGATGATAAAGGCCCACGTGATCCAGGCTGAACCGCCAGTTCGGGACTCTGTGCGCCAGGTGCTTATTGTCACAGTGCTGTTGGCCAGCATGAACTGCTCTCTGGACCCCCTAATTTACTACTTTAGCACTGAAGGTTTCCGTAACACCTTCAAGAAGCTCCGGCGGGGCCAAGCATGGGACTCCGACACAGGGATGGCCAAGACTCAGGTCACAAAGACAAAACTCTATAGCGCACGCTCCAGTCTAGAAGCAAAGCAGTACCCAGTCGAAAACTTCATTCTCCCCAATGAGGACTTGCCACTGGCTcctatcaaaatatttttgaatggcCCAATCGAGGACTCTGAAATATAA